From the Callithrix jacchus isolate 240 chromosome 22, calJac240_pri, whole genome shotgun sequence genome, the window TGTGGGtcataaaagaattcatactggagaaaaaccctatGAATGCAAGGAATGCCGGAAGGGCTTTACCTGTAGGTATCAACTTACCATGCATCAGCGAATTTATTCTGGggagaaaccttatgaatgtaaAGAAAATGGGGAGGCTTTCAGTAGTAGCCATCAATTTGCTGCACCTCATACATTTGAAAGTATTGAGAAACCTTATAAGTGTGaggaatgtgggaaggcctttagTGTGCCTGGACGACTTACTCGACATCAGGGTATTCATAGTGGTAAGAAACCCTTTGAATGTAACAAATGCGGGAAGTCCTTTAGGCTCAATTCATCCCTTAAAATACATCAGAATATTCATACCGGtgagaaaccttatgaatgtaaggaatgtggaaagGCCTTCAGTCAGCGTGCACATCTTGCCCATCATAACAGAATTCACACTGGTTACAAACCCTTTGAATGTAAAGAATGCGGGAAGTCCTTTCGTTGTGCCTCATATCTTGTTATACATGAGAGAATTCATACGGGAGAGAAACCCTATGTATGTCAAGAGTGTGGGAAGGGTTTTAGTTACAGTCATAAACTTACTATGCATCGCAGAGttcatactggtgagaaaccttacgaatgtaaggaatgtgggaaggcctttagTGTATCTGGACAACTTACTCAGCATCTGAGTGTTCACAGTGGGAAGAAACCCTTTGAATGTAACCAATGCGGGAAGTCTTTTAGGTTCATTTCAGTACTTAAAGCCCATCAGAATGTTCATAGTGctgagaaaccctatgaatgtaaggaatgtggcaAGGCCTTTCGTCATGCCACAAGCCTCATATATCATGACCGAACTCATGCTGGTGAAAAGTCCtatgaatgtaaagaatgtggggaGACTTTCAGTCATGCCTCACATCTTATTATTCATGAGAGAATTCATACCAGTGATACACCTTATGAATGTAAAAGATGTGGGAAGGCATTTCGCTGTTCCTCTTATCTTGTCAGACATGAAAGGGTTCATGCTGATGGAAATCCCTATATGTGTGAAGAGTGTGGGAAAGCTTTTAATAGTAGCCATGAACTTAGTATACATCATAGAGTTCATACTGGTGAGAAGCCCTTTAAATGTAACAAATGCAGAAGGTCGTTTAGGCTTAGATCCATCCTTGAAgtacatcagagaattcatatttgatagagaaaatttggcataTATAAAGGTAGTAAAGAAAGCACTTTTTGTCAATGGATTTATCTCACTGAAGAACAATCTGAATGAAGACAATGGGGGATGACTTTTAAATACAGTTCAGTTTTTATTAGGCATCAATTTGTACTGGTGTGaacttttcaaaatgtaaataatgtatgCAGTTTCTTTGGTATGACCTGTGTTAACTCAGATTCAGAGAATTTAtaaggtatatttttaataacataagAAACCTTTTTCTGATAGTCCTCTGGTTTAGGATTGCCAAAATATTCATAGAGGAAAGTTGAGAGAACATAGGAAACCATTGTTTTTTATACTTGTATGTAAACATTTTCcagtaacaaacatttattgttaaACCCAAGGAAAGCCATTACACGGGAAACTTCTGTCGATATAAGCAATGATGGGATAGGGTGTTTAGCCATTCTGCATATTTAATGTTCATGATTGACACCTGCTTCTTATAGCTGGAATGATATGGGGGAAGATATTTATCCCTTCTGGGGATCATATATGAATGGTGATAGTACCTACAATATAGTGCTGTTAGAATTACACGAGTTAGATTTGGAGGTCAGAGTGAAAGCAGGTGTGAGAGGGTCCTGCAGAAGAAAACATGGCTGCCAAAGTGTGTGAGTCCATCAGCAAGTCTGCCCTGGCCTTAGCTGTTGCAGGAGGTGTGGCGAACTCTGACTTATATCATGTGGATGCTGGGTACAGAGTTGTCATCTTCAACCGATTCCCTGGAGTTCAGTCATTGTGATAGGGGAAAGGACTCACTTTCTCATCCCATGGGTACAGAAACCAATTATCTTTGACTGCCATTCTCAGCCATCACTGGTAGCAGAGATTTACAGAATGTCAACATCACACTGCTCATTCTCTTCCGGCCTGTCACTAGCCAGCTTCCTCGCATCTTCACCAGCATTGGAGAGGACTATGATGAGCTGTTGCTGCTGTCCATTACCACTGAGATCTTCAAGTCAGTGGTGGCTCGCTTTGATGCTGGAGAACTAATCACCCAGAGAGCTGGTCTCCACGCAGGTGATCAACACCTTACAGAGTAAGCAGCCACCTTTGGGtgcatgagctgagatggcaccactgcactccagcctgggtgacagaggaaaactctgtctcaaaaataaagtaaaacaaaatggaaaagcaCTGTGTATTTAGTACAGTATGTGTTGGGTACCAGCCCCAATCCCACCAGTGGGTGCTCCGAACCCTGGAAGTGACAAGggattgagaaagaaaataaagacacagaaatagaGCTTAAAGTGTGAGTTCAGGGGAACCAACGCACAGTGCAAGGACCACATTGGCCCTGAGTTCTGGTTTCCACAGGTTTTTATTAGGTGCACACACTCATTAATTGAGGTGTGAAAAGCAGGGGTAGGGGTGGTTATTGGGGTAGGCCTTGAAACTATTGTGGGGCAAGATGGCCAGGGGGAGAAGCATGCATCATTAGAATACAGTGAAGCAGGTGGTTCTAAGAGAAGCTAATCTAGTACTCCCAAGTTTTACCACTGATCACTATCAATATGTAGCTCCACGGGAACACAGTGGATAAGGCATCACCAGGTCCGACCACACAcaatgcatcaaggggcttttatctcccaaGCACTGTGAACATATGGCAACCAAGATTACCCCATATTCTGAGAACATAGGCAGAGCAGGAGATGTTCCACTATCTCCTACCGAAAGGCCTTTCTGCCTTGCCAGCTCCCACCTGCAAAGATCCTCCtggatcttgtgagcagaggttgccGACTTTTCCTGGGTGCTTACACAAGCCCTCTTTACGAGACCCCTGTGCAGACCCCATGTTGGAAAGCAGTTCATGGGACCAAGTCAGTGTTTACCTGCCTTGCAACCATACCACACATGTGCCACGGTTAATCGGGTGTTCTCAGATGGTCTAACTTTAGGCTTCCAATTACCGCTTTTGCTCGTGCTTTTACAAGCTACAAGCTGTTCTCTTTTGGTTGTGCTTTTCATTCACTATTGTTTATTTCAGggtataaacttcagtgtactGTGACCTCTACAAGCTAATAAGCAAATCAAACTTATATTTGAAATCAGAAATAGTAGAGGCAGCATATGTCTGCCCCTGGTCATCTGGGCCCACAGTATGGTATAGTATACTACAGTATATGGGTGccaaaatatacataatctgaATCTAATAATTGGGAATCATTAGAAAAACTcaatattttacaaaacaaatggccattgggccgggcgcggtggctcacacctataatcccagcactttgggaggccgaggcgggtgaatcacgaggtcaagagattgagaccatcctggtcaatatggtgaaaccctgtctctactaaaagtacaaaaaattagctgggcatggtgctgcgcgcctgtcatcccagctactcgggaggctgaggcaggagaattgcctgaacccgggaggcggaggttgcggtaagccgagatcacgccattgcactccagcctgggtaacaagagcaacacaccatctcaaaaaaaaaaaaaaaaaagaccagtatTTTCCAAAAAAGTCATGTCATAAACAACTAAAGAGACTAAGGAACTGCTCCAGATGTAAGACTAAATATACTTATAAACCAAACTCAATCAGTGATAATACAATGAATTCTGGGCAAAGAAGAAAAGTGCTATTCGAGAATACTGCAGGTACAACTggcaaaatatattaataaaggaCATTGATtagatttttcaaataatattatatttcctGATTTTAATGACTATGGTTAAGCAACTAAATGTCCTTGAGCTTGGGAGAGACTCAAGTAATTAGATGTAAAAGGTATGATGtttgttcattaaaaataaatatggacaTAGTATGATAAGGCACATGTggaaaagcataaataaaatgtgaatctCGAGGAAAGCTATAGGAGAATGAAAGTTCAAAATAAATATGTTGTATTGACTTTTGGGAATGTACATTTTTTCTCATGTAAATATTAGCCAAAAAATTAAGAGACCTTCATATTTTATGGTTATGGTATGAGAATTAgtttcattattcattcaactgtacacatatttacatattctcGTGTGCTTTGcaattttttcagaattttaaaaattaataattgggCTACAAAATAAGACGTGAAAATACTGAAACAGCTACAAAACATCTCTCAGCAAGCTGGAAGTTAAGACCAAGGATTTCTTTCAGAATACAACCTgatgaattttaaagaaatagaaaattgtaAATAAACAGGTAAAAAACAAGCCCTGAAAaagtggcaggagaattgcctgaacccaggaggcggaggttgcgggtgagccgagatcgcgccattgcactccagcctgggtaacaagagcaaaactgcgtctcaaaaaaaaaaagaaattgatgaaGATATAAGTGGGCCCCTCAAAGTGAGCATTTTCTACCATTGCCCACCTCAtgtcatcacacacacacaaaaaagatacaagtggaaattaaagaaataggaaacatttctataaaaaaaagcAACAAGTACAAAGAAAACCAATAAAATCCTTAATAAACAAAAACTTTTGTAAGAAATGTAGTtggttttaaagagaaaataatttatgtaattagTGCATATCCTCCACATATTCACTTAACCAATACTTGAATATCTGGAAGAGatcaaggagaaagaagaaagtttttaatattttaaaaatgaagtattacAATGAACATTGTTATTACTAAACGTATTTTTAGCTATGAAAATGAGGCTGATCTTTTAGCTAAAGATCAAATAAACTTACTAtccgggcgcagcggctcacgcctgtaatcctagcactttgggaggcctaggtgggcttGGAGACATTGAATTAATCCAAGACTTCATCTAGGAACAAAGGGGAAAACTCAAATCTCATTTGTTAGAATATTGCAAGTCCAGGtatggaaaaagataaaatgccTCTCCCTCCCGTTTCATGGGTGTCCCATTCATTTCAAATTTCTGATTACATACTCCTACAATCCCATCATTTGGAAGTAATAGCAATCTTacctcctttccatttttttctttctttctacaatTATTTTACTTGCCTAACACCACAGTCCTGAGGACACACGAGGGCCAGGTACAGGtaatcaaaatcccagcactcAGTTGCATAGGGACCCACAAACGGTCTCCATGGAAAACCAGAACCAGAAGCGGTGCCCTATCAAAACCATTCCGGAAATAACAATGGACAGGGGCAGAGCCACAGTCACAGATTCGATCCCAGGTACGTCACAAACGCAGACATAAACCGCACAGACGCTAGAGACCCCCTACACTCAGCGTCGGAGTCGGGCACCACTACCAGCTTTCTCTGCAGCACCATCAACTCCGCCTGCGGCAAGGCACTCAGTCCAGGTACGCGGAGACGCCACAGGGAGCACGCGCTGCGGTTTGGTCCAGGCTCGCGACACTGGGGTTCCCTCCATCCAGTTCACTGCCAGGATCACTCCTACAGGCCTAGATTTGGACACTCCATCTCCTTCGGGATCCTGTTGCCAACCTCCACCCACCTccaaacctccccaccccctcggCAGGTGCGCCCCTACACGTCTCCCTAGCTCCGTAAAGGGTCCCAGGGTTCGCCTTGGTCGACCCGCGCGCCTGCGCACTCCGGACACAAGTCGATTTTCAAAAGCTCGGGTAAGGCTTCGCTGGGGGGCGCGGCGGGGCTCGCAGTCTGGAGAACCAACAGAAAAAAGCCGGAATATcggttttaaaaattttggacCGCAGTGCCCACAGGGAAGCAGGCCCGGGTTATCTTTAATGGCATTGGTCAGTCACGGGGCTGCCTTAGAGGTAGAGGCCTGAGGCACGGGACACTGTCGCCCCTATGGGTACGACTCCCCTGCCAGACTGTCCCCGCCGAGACTCGTCCCCACACGCCCCTCCCGGCCCCACAGCAGCCGCGGGACTTGCCTCCGCCCTCCACGCGCCTGCGCATTCGCTACGGAGACGGGCGCTCTCCGGTATCCTGGCGCCGCTGACTCCGGCTGGGCGATCCTCCGAGTCGGGTGAGGCTGAAGAGGTGGGCGCCGGGCGCCGGGCGCTGCTGTGGCCGCTGCTTTTCTGAGGGAAAAGAGCGCGGTTGGGCCAGGCTTTGCAGGCCGGACCGGAGGTGGAGAAAAGGTACCTGTGGAGCCTCGGGCCGCCGTGCGTATTTTCGCGGGACTGAGCTTATGCAGCCCTGAGGCCTGGAGGCGCTGGAGGCAGTAACTGTGTCAGGCCCCGTTCGTGGGTGCGGCCTATGGTGTAACTGGAGACCGAGGCCCCGCGCATCCCCATCCGCGCTTCAGCCACTTAGGCTCGGCCTTAGCGAAAAGGCCCAAGAGAGAGAGGTCAGAGGTGGACGCTTCAGGATGAAGGTCCCCTGCAAAACGCTGCGACCTAGATTCGGGGCGGGTGTCTGGGGGCTGAGAGGACACGCCGACAGTTCCTAAAAGACATTGTGGGTGGTCCCGGGGCTCGGGCAACTGGGCGCCGAACTACAGCGTACCCGGAGCTGCGAACCCAGACGCGGGTGACTGCGGAGCCGCTGCCCTGTCGTTTCCATTAGCTGGGGTCAGGGAAGCGTGGAGGGTGGGTTCTG encodes:
- the ZNF607 gene encoding zinc finger protein 607 isoform X4, which translates into the protein MIVREETRGECTDLDSRREIINDKKMDIYRKDSSVTLHQRIHNGQKPYECKECQKAFSHLTELMVHQRIHTSEEHDQREEFGKAFSHLTDLREHQKIHAREKPYKCEECGKVFSYPSNLAQHGKIHVEKPYECKECGEAFRTSRQLTVHHRFHYGEKPYECKECGKAFSVYGRLSRHQSIHTGEKPFECNKCGKSFRLKAGLKVHQSIHTGEKPHECKECGKSFRQFSHLVGHKRIHTGEKPYECKECRKGFTCRYQLTMHQRIYSGEKPYECKENGEAFSSSHQFAAPHTFESIEKPYKCEECGKAFSVPGRLTRHQGIHSGKKPFECNKCGKSFRLNSSLKIHQNIHTGEKPYECKECGKAFSQRAHLAHHNRIHTGYKPFECKECGKSFRCASYLVIHERIHTGEKPYVCQECGKGFSYSHKLTMHRRVHTGEKPYECKECGKAFSVSGQLTQHLSVHSGKKPFECNQCGKSFRFISVLKAHQNVHSAEKPYECKECGKAFRHATSLIYHDRTHAGEKSYECKECGETFSHASHLIIHERIHTSDTPYECKRCGKAFRCSSYLVRHERVHADGNPYMCEECGKAFNSSHELSIHHRVHTGEKPFKCNKCRRSFRLRSILEVHQRIHI
- the ZNF607 gene encoding zinc finger protein 607 isoform X2; protein product: MACRSITFRDVAIDFSHQEWEYLNLVQKTLYQEVMMENYDNLVSLGHSISKPDVITLLEQGKEPWMIVREETRGECTDLDSRREIINDKKMDIYRKDSSVTLHQRIHNGQKPYECKECQKAFSHLTELMVHQRIHTSEEHDQREEFGKAFSHLTDLREHQKIHAREKPYKCEECGKVFSYPSNLAQHGKIHVEKPYECKECGEAFRTSRQLTVHHRFHYGEKPYECKECGKAFSVYGRLSRHQSIHTGEKPFECNKCGKSFRLKAGLKVHQSIHTGEKPHECKECGKSFRQFSHLVGHKRIHTGEKPYECKECRKGFTCRYQLTMHQRIYSGEKPYECKENGEAFSSSHQFAAPHTFESIEKPYKCEECGKAFSVPGRLTRHQGIHSGKKPFECNKCGKSFRLNSSLKIHQNIHTGEKPYECKECGKAFSQRAHLAHHNRIHTGYKPFECKECGKSFRCASYLVIHERIHTGEKPYVCQECGKGFSYSHKLTMHRRVHTGEKPYECKECGKAFSVSGQLTQHLSVHSGKKPFECNQCGKSFRFISVLKAHQNVHSAEKPYECKECGKAFRHATSLIYHDRTHAGEKSYECKECGETFSHASHLIIHERIHTSDTPYECKRCGKAFRCSSYLVRHERVHADGNPYMCEECGKAFNSSHELSIHHRVHTGEKPFKCNKCRRSFRLRSILEVHQRIHI
- the ZNF607 gene encoding zinc finger protein 607 isoform X1, with protein sequence MACRSITFRDVAIDFSHQEWEYLNLVQKTLYQEVMMENYDNLVSLAGHSISKPDVITLLEQGKEPWMIVREETRGECTDLDSRREIINDKKMDIYRKDSSVTLHQRIHNGQKPYECKECQKAFSHLTELMVHQRIHTSEEHDQREEFGKAFSHLTDLREHQKIHAREKPYKCEECGKVFSYPSNLAQHGKIHVEKPYECKECGEAFRTSRQLTVHHRFHYGEKPYECKECGKAFSVYGRLSRHQSIHTGEKPFECNKCGKSFRLKAGLKVHQSIHTGEKPHECKECGKSFRQFSHLVGHKRIHTGEKPYECKECRKGFTCRYQLTMHQRIYSGEKPYECKENGEAFSSSHQFAAPHTFESIEKPYKCEECGKAFSVPGRLTRHQGIHSGKKPFECNKCGKSFRLNSSLKIHQNIHTGEKPYECKECGKAFSQRAHLAHHNRIHTGYKPFECKECGKSFRCASYLVIHERIHTGEKPYVCQECGKGFSYSHKLTMHRRVHTGEKPYECKECGKAFSVSGQLTQHLSVHSGKKPFECNQCGKSFRFISVLKAHQNVHSAEKPYECKECGKAFRHATSLIYHDRTHAGEKSYECKECGETFSHASHLIIHERIHTSDTPYECKRCGKAFRCSSYLVRHERVHADGNPYMCEECGKAFNSSHELSIHHRVHTGEKPFKCNKCRRSFRLRSILEVHQRIHI
- the ZNF607 gene encoding zinc finger protein 607 isoform X3; its protein translation is MACRSITFRDVAIDFSHQEWEYLNLVQKTLYQEVMMENYDNLVSLDLDSRREIINDKKMDIYRKDSSVTLHQRIHNGQKPYECKECQKAFSHLTELMVHQRIHTSEEHDQREEFGKAFSHLTDLREHQKIHAREKPYKCEECGKVFSYPSNLAQHGKIHVEKPYECKECGEAFRTSRQLTVHHRFHYGEKPYECKECGKAFSVYGRLSRHQSIHTGEKPFECNKCGKSFRLKAGLKVHQSIHTGEKPHECKECGKSFRQFSHLVGHKRIHTGEKPYECKECRKGFTCRYQLTMHQRIYSGEKPYECKENGEAFSSSHQFAAPHTFESIEKPYKCEECGKAFSVPGRLTRHQGIHSGKKPFECNKCGKSFRLNSSLKIHQNIHTGEKPYECKECGKAFSQRAHLAHHNRIHTGYKPFECKECGKSFRCASYLVIHERIHTGEKPYVCQECGKGFSYSHKLTMHRRVHTGEKPYECKECGKAFSVSGQLTQHLSVHSGKKPFECNQCGKSFRFISVLKAHQNVHSAEKPYECKECGKAFRHATSLIYHDRTHAGEKSYECKECGETFSHASHLIIHERIHTSDTPYECKRCGKAFRCSSYLVRHERVHADGNPYMCEECGKAFNSSHELSIHHRVHTGEKPFKCNKCRRSFRLRSILEVHQRIHI
- the ZNF607 gene encoding zinc finger protein 607 (The RefSeq protein has 1 substitution compared to this genomic sequence) translates to MACRSITFRDVAIDFSHQEWEYLNLVQKTLYQEVMMENYDNLVSLAGHSISKPDLITLLEQGKEPWMIVREETRGECTDLDSRREIINDKKMDIYRKDSSVTLHQRIHNGQKPYECKECQKAFSHLTELMVHQRIHTSEEHDQREEFGKAFSHLTDLREHQKIHAREKPYKCEECGKVFSYPSNLAQHGKIHVEKPYECKECGEAFRTSRQLTVHHRFHYGEKPYECKECGKAFSVYGRLSRHQSIHTGEKPFECNKCGKSFRLKAGLKVHQSIHTGEKPHECKECGKSFRQFSHLVGHKRIHTGEKPYECKECRKGFTCRYQLTMHQRIYSGEKPYECKENGEAFSSSHQFAAPHTFESIEKPYKCEECGKAFSVPGRLTRHQGIHSGKKPFECNKCGKSFRLNSSLKIHQNIHTGEKPYECKECGKAFSQRAHLAHHNRIHTGYKPFECKECGKSFRCASYLVIHERIHTGEKPYVCQECGKGFSYSHKLTMHRRVHTGEKPYECKECGKAFSVSGQLTQHLSVHSGKKPFECNQCGKSFRFISVLKAHQNVHSAEKPYECKECGKAFRHATSLIYHDRTHAGEKSYECKECGETFSHASHLIIHERIHTSDTPYECKRCGKAFRCSSYLVRHERVHADGNPYMCEECGKAFNSSHELSIHHRVHTGEKPFKCNKCRRSFRLRSILEVHQRIHI